A region from the Enterobacter roggenkampii genome encodes:
- a CDS encoding DUF441 domain-containing protein: MFDPTLLILLALAALGFISHNTTVAISILVLIIVRVTPLNTFFPWIEKQGLTIGIIILTIGVMAPIASGTLPASTLLHSFVNWKSLVAIAVGIFVSWLGGRGVTLMSSQPSLVAGLLVGTVLGVALFRGVPVGPLIAAGLVSLFIGKS; this comes from the coding sequence ATGTTTGACCCTACTCTGCTCATTCTTCTGGCACTCGCCGCGCTCGGCTTTATCAGCCATAACACCACCGTTGCCATCTCGATTCTGGTGCTGATTATTGTGCGCGTGACTCCGTTAAATACCTTTTTCCCGTGGATAGAAAAACAAGGCCTCACCATCGGGATCATCATCTTAACCATCGGGGTAATGGCGCCCATCGCCAGCGGCACGCTTCCCGCCTCAACGCTGCTGCATTCGTTTGTAAACTGGAAATCGCTGGTGGCGATCGCGGTGGGGATTTTTGTGTCATGGCTGGGCGGACGCGGCGTCACGCTGATGAGCAGCCAGCCCTCGCTGGTGGCGGGCCTGCTGGTGGGCACCGTGCTGGGCGTGGCGCTCTTTCGCGGCGTGCCGGTCGGCCCGCTGATTGCGGCAGGCCTTGTCTCGCTGTTTATTGGGAAGTCGTAG
- the yoaI gene encoding small membrane protein YoaI produces the protein MNDHMFVETLIISSSFFAIAVILVASVLFLERKG, from the coding sequence ATGAACGATCACATGTTTGTGGAAACGCTGATTATCTCCTCATCGTTTTTCGCTATTGCCGTTATTCTTGTTGCCTCCGTGCTGTTCCTGGAACGAAAAGGCTGA
- a CDS encoding YbaK/prolyl-tRNA synthetase associated domain-containing protein has translation MTDDVIGTVTHQQLITLLTEQGARFRVMEHEAVGKCEAVSEIRGTDLRQGAKALVCKVKGNGVKKHVLAILAADLQADLSQLASHFGGLRASLASPAEVDALTACVFGAIPPFSFHPDLALVADPLLFERFDEIAFNAGLLEKSVIMDTQDYLRIARPELVTFHKA, from the coding sequence ATGACTGACGACGTTATTGGCACAGTAACCCACCAGCAGCTCATTACCTTACTCACCGAGCAGGGCGCGCGTTTTCGCGTCATGGAGCACGAGGCGGTCGGGAAATGTGAAGCGGTAAGTGAAATTCGCGGAACCGACCTGCGGCAAGGCGCTAAAGCCCTGGTCTGCAAGGTGAAGGGAAACGGCGTAAAGAAACATGTTCTGGCGATCCTTGCCGCCGACCTGCAGGCTGACCTGAGCCAGCTTGCCAGCCATTTTGGCGGGCTAAGGGCCTCCCTCGCCAGCCCGGCCGAAGTCGATGCCCTGACCGCCTGCGTTTTCGGCGCTATCCCGCCCTTTAGCTTCCATCCTGACCTGGCGCTGGTTGCCGACCCGCTGCTGTTCGAGCGCTTTGACGAAATCGCGTTTAACGCCGGCCTGCTGGAGAAATCCGTGATTATGGATACCCAGGATTACCTGCGCATCGCCCGTCCTGAGCTCGTCACCTTCCATAAAGCCTAA
- a CDS encoding YeaH/YhbH family protein — protein sequence MTWFIDRRLNGKNKSTVNRQRFLRRYKAQIKQSISEAINKRSVTDVDSGESVSIPTDDISEPMFHQGRGGLRHRVHPGNDHFVQNDRIERPQGGGGGSGSGQGQASQDGEGQDEFVFQISKDEYLDLLFEDLALPNLKKNQHRQLNEYKTHRAGYTANGVPANISVVRSLQNSLARRTAMTAGKRRELRELESSLKVVENTEPAQLLEEERLRKEIAELRAKIERVPFIDTFDLRYKNYEKRPEPSSQAVMFCLMDVSGSMDQATKDMAKRFYILLYLFLSRTYKNVEVVYIRHHTQAKEVDEHEFFYSQETGGTIVSSALKLMDEVVKERYDPAQWNIYAAQASDGDNWADDSPLCHEILAKKILPVVRYYSYIEITRRAHQTLWREYEHLQSMFDNFAMQHIRDQDDIYPVFRELFHKQSATSNA from the coding sequence ATGACCTGGTTTATTGACCGGCGTCTTAACGGCAAAAACAAGAGCACGGTGAACCGCCAGCGCTTCTTGCGTCGTTATAAAGCGCAAATTAAACAGTCTATCTCCGAGGCCATCAACAAACGCTCGGTGACCGACGTCGACAGCGGCGAGTCTGTCTCCATCCCCACCGATGACATCAGCGAACCGATGTTTCATCAGGGGCGAGGCGGCCTGCGCCATCGCGTACACCCAGGTAATGACCACTTCGTTCAGAACGACAGAATTGAGCGCCCTCAGGGCGGCGGCGGTGGTTCAGGAAGCGGTCAGGGACAGGCCAGCCAGGACGGTGAAGGTCAGGACGAATTTGTCTTCCAGATCTCAAAAGATGAATATCTCGACCTGCTGTTCGAAGACCTGGCGCTGCCGAATCTGAAAAAGAATCAGCATCGTCAGCTTAATGAATATAAAACCCACCGCGCGGGCTATACCGCCAACGGCGTGCCCGCCAACATCAGCGTCGTGCGTTCGTTGCAGAACTCGCTGGCGCGACGCACGGCCATGACGGCAGGCAAACGTCGCGAACTGCGCGAGCTGGAGAGCAGCCTGAAGGTGGTGGAAAATACGGAACCGGCGCAACTGCTGGAAGAGGAGCGCCTGCGTAAAGAGATTGCAGAGCTGAGGGCGAAGATCGAACGGGTCCCGTTTATCGACACCTTCGACCTGCGCTACAAGAACTACGAGAAACGCCCTGAGCCCTCCAGCCAGGCGGTGATGTTCTGTCTGATGGACGTGTCCGGCTCGATGGACCAGGCCACGAAGGATATGGCGAAGCGTTTTTATATCCTGCTCTATCTGTTCCTGAGCAGAACCTATAAGAACGTCGAGGTGGTCTATATCCGTCACCATACCCAGGCAAAAGAAGTGGATGAACATGAGTTCTTCTACTCGCAGGAAACCGGGGGCACCATCGTCTCGAGCGCGCTGAAGCTGATGGATGAAGTGGTCAAAGAGCGCTACGACCCGGCACAGTGGAACATTTATGCCGCGCAGGCGTCGGATGGCGATAACTGGGCCGACGACTCGCCGCTGTGTCACGAGATTCTGGCGAAGAAAATTCTGCCGGTCGTGCGTTACTACAGCTATATCGAAATCACCCGTCGTGCGCACCAGACCCTGTGGCGGGAGTATGAGCATCTGCAGTCGATGTTCGATAATTTTGCCATGCAGCATATCCGTGACCAGGATGACATTTATCCGGTGTTCAGGGAGCTGTTCCACAAGCAGTCTGCTACCAGCAACGCATAA